In Lycium ferocissimum isolate CSIRO_LF1 chromosome 7, AGI_CSIRO_Lferr_CH_V1, whole genome shotgun sequence, the sequence ggaatgtccttcttttggggtggtctttaatatttgcccttcgcctaatatcatgaggttcGGGGTTCAAATCCGAGTtcagtcaaaaaaataaaaaaaaaaacaaacctAAGTTTATATGCTCGCAGTAGAGTTTATATGTCGCACCAACGCAGTAGAGTTTCATACTCTgattcaaaactctgcctgaggCATAGCAAAGTTAGGCTTGAAACTCTACATGCAGGgagagttttgcattcaaaactctgcctagatatgcaaaactctgcctgtgaatcccaacttatgccttgcgatgtttttttaattttttgactgAGCTAGGGTTCGAATCCGGAACCAAGGGGCTtctagcgaagggcaaaattcaaagaccaccaatttaagggGCAAAAATCAAACaccagtgcttttgaagggcaatccgcacaaaaaaatatttattagttCTTCCACTGCCTTCTACAAATCAATGAATGGATAAATGAATAGCAAATAATCTCACAATATGAAATACaacaatttttcatattttgatacTAACTATGAGCAACTACTAGTAGCCAAAGTAAAGGTTAACCTTCTATGATCTATCCCTTCCTATGAATGATGATTAGTAGCTAAGAGTAAAAGAACTTGCAATACCTCCTTCATGGAAGGTCTGACGGAAGCTACCTTGTTAGTACACATCAGCCCTAACTTAAACACGTCGTTCATTGCTTTCAAGTTTGCTGATTCCTTGATTTCTTCATCCAAAGCATCTTCAAAAAGTTTGTCTTCTTCAATGTGTTTCCATGCCCGCTGTGCAAGGTTCATGTCTTCATCTCTATGAACAGGTTCCTTTCCGGTAACTAGCTCCAACAACACAACACGAAAGCTATAGACGTCGCTCTTCATACTTACTTTTGCTGTATAAGCATACTCTAAAAATACAAAGAATGAAATGTCATACGAAGTTCAAGATATAAACAGAGAAATACTAAGGGAATAATTTCATGAACAACTCATCATTATTAATCTGAAATGTACCTGGAGCAATGTAACCAAAAGTCCCAGCAACAGCAGAAGCTGTCTCAGTATGTCCATGTTTGGCCAGGACTTTTGCTAGTCCAAAATCTGCAACTTTTGCATTCAATTCATTGTCCAGAAGGATGTTACTTGATTTGATGTCTCGATGGATAATGGGCGGAGAACAATCATGGTGCATATAGCAAAGACCACAGGCAGCTCCAATAGCAATACGCAGCCTGGCATCCCATGTCAAGGCAACATTTTTTGCTGGACTGATCAATGATTCACATCTTTGCTTAGGATGCAACCATTTGTCTTCGTATTAACAGCTATTCTAGGGGGAATGTTTTTATGCGGTGCTAATGATTTAATAACTATCTTTGTAGCCCCAGAATGTTTCAGTTTATGCTCCTACCTATTAGCTGGATATACCAAGAAAGATGTACGGTCTAATGAGGCTACTATGAAATATTTACTCATGGGTGGGGCAAGCTCTTCTATTCTGGTTCATGGTTTCTCTTGGCTATATGGTTCATCCGGGGGAGAGATTGAGCTTCAAAGGCTTTGATTTACCATGTACTCATACACTAGAATTTTTGACTTCTCATTTGAAATGCTGCAAATTAGTGTATCAATGTTGACATGTCGAATTCCACTTAATGTTTGAAGTTCTGCAAAAAACTGTTTCTCCAGattgttgtccaattttctgtCATTGCATATTCTTTTAACAGCAACATGTCTTCTATTTTCATTGACAGAAATTTGGTAGACGTTTCCAGATCCTCCCCTCCCAATCAAGTTCTCTTCAGTTAGATTCAGCAGAATTTCTGATTCTCTGAAATCAGTGTCTTTAAAAGTAATGAACTTTCAATCATCGATTTCCTGTGTCTTCTTCCAAGAATGTTTGAAAAGAGAGAGTTTGGAATGCTTAAAAATGTAGTATGAAAGACAAACTAGAAAAATAATTACCAAAACTCCGACGAGTATGGGGAATATGCTTATTGCTTTGTGGTGTTTATGATCAGTACAGACAGGTAGCATATATGTAGGGCCGTGGCCTGTATTATAAGAAGCTCAGAGATCAGAATTTCCGGAGAATACATAGGCAGAAGACTTATCATATTTAAATGGGATCTTTCCAGATAATCTATTCGAAGAAAGATCTAGACGGAAAATCTTTAACTCTCCAATTGAGGTTGGTAGGCTGCCATAAAATCCATTGCTTTGAAGATATAAGTATCTCAATTGTTCTAAACCAAAAATCCAAACTGGAAGTGATCCGGTCAGGGAATTTACTGATAAATCCATGTATCCGAGACTGGATAGACTTGAAAAAGTTTATGGGATGTTTCCAATCAAATTTGACTGAATAATCCGAAGTTGTTTCAAATTCTTCAACTTACCTAGCTCCTCTGCAATGGTAGCAAGCTCAAATTTCTCCATGTACGACATATCTAAGCTCTCAAGGTTTGAGAGATTTCCGATTTCCCGGGGTATTGAACCTTCAAATTTGTTGTTCCTAAGATGCAGATGTTTCAACTCTGAAAGCTGACCAACAGCTCCTGGAATGGTGCCATTGAAATTATTTCCAGTGAGATCTAAACTGGTTAGTCTAGACATTCGATAAATGTCCGTAGGCAATGGTCCATGGAATTGGTTAAAAGAAATATCAAGAACTCTCAGTTTCGAGCAGTTGTATAGAGCTGTTGGAAATAATCCCGAAAAAATATTTGATGCAAGTGAAATATGTGTGAGATTCTTGAGTTTACAAATGATTGGTCGGATTGAATTAAGGTTCTTGTCTTTAAGATTTATGCCTGTGACAGAACCATGAGAACAGGAAATCTCTGGCCAACTGCAAGGAGATGAACTGAGATTCCATCGCTGCTGGATATCAGATGAATTTCTCAAATAGCTCTTGAGCTTCAATAATATAGTCTTCTCATCATCTTTTACAAACGTGGTTTGTGCATTAGCATGAAGAAGGG encodes:
- the LOC132065275 gene encoding receptor-like serine/threonine-protein kinase At1g78530, which produces MHHDCSPPIIHRDIKSSNILLDNELNAKVADFGLAKVLAKHGHTETASAVAGTFGYIAPEYAYTAKVSMKSDVYSFRVVLLELVTGKEPVHRDEDMNLAQRAWKHIEEDKLFEDALDEEIKESANLKAMNDVFKLGLMCTNKVASVRPSMKEVLQVLLLLATNHHS
- the LOC132062241 gene encoding receptor-like protein 52; this translates as MNKYHDLMIIFLVTFPLLHANAQTTFVKDDEKTILLKLKSYLRNSSDIQQRWNLSSSPCSWPEISCSHGSVTGINLKDKNLNSIRPIICKLKNLTHISLASNIFSGLFPTALYNCSKLRVLDISFNQFHGPLPTDIYRMSRLTSLDLTGNNFNGTIPGAVGQLSELKHLHLRNNKFEGSIPREIGNLSNLESLDMSYMEKFELATIAEELDTDFRESEILLNLTEENLIGRGGSGNVYQISVNENRRHVAVKRICNDRKLDNNLEKQFFAELQTLSGIRHVNIDTLICSISNEKSKILVYEYMVNQSL